A genome region from Triticum aestivum cultivar Chinese Spring chromosome 2B, IWGSC CS RefSeq v2.1, whole genome shotgun sequence includes the following:
- the LOC123042013 gene encoding heavy metal-associated isoprenylated plant protein 4-like — MGGETKVVEETKVELKTAVYKVHVHCGQCARDIETQFTEFHGVQEVKLDAGSGKVTVRGVGFDEEKLRVKVSKGCRKHVEYIPPPPPPKEIITEVKSTKEEIKIITVKVPLHCPDCAVMVREILLEHKHIYAAKTDFGKNTCVIEGVIEEKKLTEYIYQRTRKHCVIDKVETMVRIVEETVVVKKKKEEEVVKVVEEVAEVVEEKIKEVVAPYFLPCTHPHFADYSHPSHRCGGDSCSPYGGGGGYGYGHGHGYGGGGGYGHGYGGGCGSYSMHSELRGYQDTSFLHCSHPVDFLSHDNPNGCSVM; from the exons ATGGGGGGAGAGACCAAGGTGGTCGAGGAGACCAAGGTGGAGCTGAAGACGGCCGTGTACAAGGTGCACGTCCACTGCGGGCAATGCGCGCGCGACATCGAGACGCAGTTCACCGAGTTCCACG GGGTTCAGGAGGTGAAACTGGACGCCGGGTCAGGGAAGGTGACGGTGAGGGGCGTCGGGTTCGACGAGGAGAAGCTCAGGGTGAAGGTGTCCAAGGGATGCAGGAAGCACGTTGAGTACATACCTCCCCCACCTCCCCCCAAGGAGATAATCACCGAGGTCAAGAGCACGAAAGAG GAGATCAAGATCATAACCGTGAAGGTTCCCTTGCACTGTCCGGACTGCGCCGTCATGGTCAGAGAGATCCTACTTGAGCACAAGC ATATTTACGCTGCCAAGACGGACTTCGGCAAGAACACTTGTGTCATCGAGGGCGTCATCGAGGAGAAGAAGCTGACCGAGTACATCTACCAGAGGACGCGCAAGCACTGCGTCATCGACAAGGTAGAGACGATGGTGCGCATCGTGGAGGAGACGgtcgtggtgaagaagaagaaagaggaggaggtcgtgaaggtggttgaagaggttgcagaGGTTGTAGAGGAGAAGATCAAGGAGGTGGTGGCCCCCTACTTCCTCCCCTGCACGCACCCGCACTTCGCCGACTACTCGCACCCGTCGCACCGCTGCGGCGGCGACAGCTGCTCGCCGTACGGTGGCGGTGGTGGTTACGGTTATGGCCACGGGCACggctacggtggtggtggtggttacGGTCATGGCTATGGTGGCGGCTGTGGGTCATACAGTATGCACTCGGAGCTCAGAGGGTACCAGGACACGTCGTTCTTGCATTGTTCGCACCCTGTTGACTTCCTCAGTCACGACAACCCCAATGGATGCTCCGTCATGTAG